In Sphingobium sp. B2D3C, a genomic segment contains:
- the murC gene encoding UDP-N-acetylmuramate--L-alanine ligase, whose translation MKGVGTDIGTIHFIGIGGIGMSGIAEVMHNMGYSVQGSDMSEGYVIQHLRDLGIKVMIGHKAENLGDAAVVVTSTAIKRGNPEVELALENRVPVIRRAEMLAELMRLKSTVAVAGTHGKTTTTSMIAALLDAGGIDPTVINGGIINSYGSNARLGNSDWMVVEADESDGSFLRLDGTYAVVTNIDPEHLDHYGSFDAVKDAFVEFVENVPFYGAAMLCLDHPEVQAILPRVQDRRIVTYGFSAQADLRGENVRPVPGGNMFDVQIRERDGSTRRIADITMPMPGRHNVLNAMAAIGVALQMGIEDATIQTGFASFGGVKRRFTKVGEIETGGGRAVVIDDYGHHPVEIRAVLAAAREGAQGRVIAVVQPHRFTRLRDLMDEFQQSFNDADMVYVSPVYPAGEQPIEGVDADALVAGLKRRGHRAAQTIGDADALADALAADLKADDMIVCLGAGDITKWAAGLAPAIAASGEGRG comes from the coding sequence ATGAAGGGCGTCGGCACGGATATCGGCACGATCCACTTCATCGGCATCGGCGGCATCGGCATGTCCGGCATCGCCGAGGTGATGCACAATATGGGCTACAGCGTGCAGGGCAGCGACATGTCGGAAGGCTATGTCATCCAGCATCTGCGCGATCTCGGCATCAAAGTGATGATCGGCCACAAGGCCGAGAATCTGGGTGATGCCGCCGTGGTGGTGACCTCCACCGCGATCAAGCGCGGCAATCCCGAGGTGGAACTGGCGCTGGAGAACCGCGTGCCGGTCATCCGCCGCGCCGAAATGCTGGCCGAACTGATGCGGCTCAAATCCACCGTCGCGGTGGCGGGCACGCACGGCAAGACCACGACCACCTCGATGATCGCGGCGCTGCTGGATGCCGGCGGCATCGACCCCACCGTCATCAACGGCGGCATCATCAACAGCTACGGTTCCAACGCGCGCCTCGGCAACAGCGACTGGATGGTGGTCGAGGCCGATGAGAGCGATGGCAGCTTCCTGCGGCTGGACGGCACCTATGCCGTCGTCACCAACATCGATCCCGAGCATCTCGATCATTATGGCTCGTTCGATGCGGTGAAGGATGCGTTCGTCGAGTTTGTCGAGAATGTGCCCTTCTATGGCGCGGCCATGCTCTGCCTGGATCACCCGGAGGTGCAGGCGATCCTGCCGCGCGTGCAGGATCGGCGGATCGTGACCTATGGCTTTTCCGCGCAGGCCGACCTGCGCGGCGAGAATGTCCGGCCCGTTCCCGGTGGCAATATGTTCGACGTGCAGATCCGCGAGCGTGATGGCTCGACGCGACGCATTGCCGACATCACCATGCCGATGCCGGGCCGGCACAATGTGCTGAATGCCATGGCCGCCATTGGCGTCGCCCTGCAGATGGGCATTGAGGATGCGACCATCCAGACCGGCTTCGCCAGCTTCGGCGGCGTCAAGCGGCGCTTCACCAAGGTGGGCGAGATCGAGACGGGCGGCGGCAGGGCCGTCGTCATCGATGATTATGGCCACCATCCGGTCGAAATCCGCGCGGTTCTCGCGGCGGCCCGCGAGGGCGCGCAGGGCCGGGTGATCGCCGTGGTGCAGCCGCACCGCTTCACGCGGCTGCGCGATCTGATGGACGAGTTCCAGCAATCCTTCAATGATGCCGACATGGTCTATGTCTCGCCCGTCTATCCGGCCGGCGAGCAACCGATCGAGGGCGTGGATGCCGATGCGCTGGTCGCCGGCCTCAAGCGTCGCGGCCATCGCGCGGCGCAGACCATCGGCGATGCCGATGCGCTCGCCGATGCGCTCGCCGCGGATCTGAAGGCCGATGACATGATCGTCTGCCTCGGCGCGGGCGACATCACCAAATGGGCGGCCGGTCTGGCGCCGGCCATCGCGGCATCGGGCGAGGGGCGCGGCTGA
- the murG gene encoding undecaprenyldiphospho-muramoylpentapeptide beta-N-acetylglucosaminyltransferase produces the protein MSLFRHYVLAAGGTGGHMMPAHAIAQELMARGHRVALITDERGAKIPGLFEDVQTHVLPAGRMSGGISGWIRGFKAILEGRAMARQLYSTFEPAAVVGFGGYPALPAMLGAFAEGIPAIVHEQNAVLGRVNRLVARKVAAIATAYPDVKRLAKRHADKTYLVGNPVRESVLALRDEPFPVFSDESVLRLLVTGGSQGASILSQVVPAGLGMLPISLRRRLQVTQQCRPEDIEQVRALYAEMEIPADLATYIEDMPTKLAWSHLVIGRAGASTIAELTAAGRPAILIPLPSAMDNHQAYNVLEMVKAGGARAIDQSKFTPAELARQMQKLAMEPGALQNAAKRAHRCGRPDAVKDMCDLIESFGPAPQTIDTVRAAEAPRMAGLAGAGA, from the coding sequence ATGAGCCTTTTTCGGCATTATGTTCTGGCTGCCGGTGGCACGGGTGGGCACATGATGCCGGCCCATGCCATCGCGCAGGAGCTTATGGCGCGGGGCCACCGCGTCGCCCTGATTACGGACGAGCGCGGCGCCAAGATTCCGGGCCTGTTCGAGGATGTGCAGACGCATGTGCTGCCGGCCGGCCGCATGTCCGGCGGTATTTCCGGCTGGATCAGGGGCTTTAAGGCCATTCTCGAAGGGCGCGCCATGGCCCGGCAGCTTTATTCGACCTTCGAGCCGGCCGCTGTGGTGGGCTTCGGCGGCTATCCCGCGCTGCCGGCGATGCTCGGCGCCTTTGCGGAAGGCATACCGGCGATCGTGCATGAGCAGAACGCGGTGCTCGGCCGCGTCAACCGGCTGGTGGCCCGCAAGGTGGCTGCGATTGCGACCGCTTATCCCGATGTGAAGCGCCTCGCCAAACGCCATGCGGACAAGACCTATCTGGTCGGCAATCCGGTGCGGGAGTCCGTCCTGGCCCTGCGCGACGAGCCGTTCCCGGTCTTCTCCGATGAGAGCGTGCTGCGCCTGCTGGTCACCGGCGGAAGCCAGGGCGCGTCGATCCTCTCGCAAGTCGTGCCGGCCGGGCTTGGCATGTTGCCGATCAGCCTGCGCCGCCGGCTGCAGGTCACGCAGCAATGCCGGCCCGAGGACATCGAGCAGGTCCGCGCGCTCTATGCCGAGATGGAAATTCCCGCCGATCTGGCGACCTATATCGAGGACATGCCGACCAAGCTCGCCTGGTCGCACCTCGTAATCGGGCGCGCCGGCGCCTCGACCATTGCCGAACTCACCGCCGCGGGGCGCCCCGCCATCCTCATACCTTTGCCGAGTGCCATGGATAACCACCAAGCCTATAATGTCCTCGAGATGGTGAAGGCGGGCGGCGCCCGCGCGATCGACCAGAGCAAGTTCACGCCCGCCGAGCTGGCCCGCCAGATGCAGAAACTGGCGATGGAACCGGGTGCGCTTCAAAACGCTGCCAAGCGCGCGCATCGTTGCGGCCGCCCGGATGCGGTGAAGGACATGTGCGATCTCATCGAGAGCTTCGGCCCCGCGCCGCAGACCATCGACACCGTGCGGGCCGCAGAAGCGCCGCGCATGGCTGGCCTCGCGGGAGCGGGCGCATGA
- the ftsW gene encoding putative lipid II flippase FtsW has translation MPRERTALAIWFWEIDRVLLGLIVVLIAIGLVAVAAASPVAAAKLSTHSASLSPLYFFYRQLMWIGLGLPLMIVISMLPRTQARRLAVGLAALFAVMLVLVPIIGTSVNGASRWLGSGAFRFQPSEFLKPFFVVAIAWLLSLRARDPSLPVIPLTGMLTGIVALLLMRQPDFGQTVIFVACWGALLLVGGASIKLLSGFACGGLGLFVLTYLFYDNGRERIDSFLNPVVDPAAGPDQVQLAYATITRGGLTGVGPGGGTAKFNLPEAHTDYIFSVIGEEFGLIACIAIALVYLAIIVRVLLRLLDEEDPFIVMATSGLVFVMGVQAVINMGVNIHIFPSKGMTLPFISYGGSSMIALCSGIGLLLAFTRRNPYMSRSPYVVTWSGR, from the coding sequence ATGCCGCGCGAGCGGACCGCGCTGGCGATCTGGTTCTGGGAGATCGACCGAGTGCTGCTCGGCCTCATCGTGGTGCTGATCGCGATCGGGCTGGTGGCGGTCGCGGCGGCCTCGCCCGTGGCGGCGGCCAAGCTGTCGACCCATTCGGCCTCGCTCTCGCCCCTCTATTTCTTCTATCGCCAGCTCATGTGGATCGGCCTTGGTCTGCCGCTGATGATCGTGATTTCCATGCTCCCGCGCACCCAGGCGCGCCGCTTGGCGGTCGGTCTGGCGGCGCTGTTCGCGGTGATGCTGGTGCTGGTGCCGATCATCGGGACGAGCGTGAACGGTGCCTCGCGTTGGCTGGGCAGCGGCGCCTTCCGCTTCCAGCCCTCGGAGTTTCTCAAGCCCTTCTTCGTTGTCGCCATTGCCTGGCTGCTGTCGCTGCGCGCGCGTGATCCCTCGCTGCCGGTGATCCCGCTGACGGGCATGTTGACCGGCATCGTCGCCCTCCTGCTCATGCGGCAGCCGGACTTCGGCCAGACGGTCATTTTCGTGGCCTGCTGGGGGGCGCTGCTGCTGGTGGGCGGCGCCTCGATCAAGCTCCTCTCGGGCTTTGCGTGCGGCGGCCTCGGCCTGTTCGTGCTGACTTATCTCTTCTACGACAATGGTCGCGAGCGCATCGATTCCTTCCTTAACCCGGTCGTCGATCCGGCGGCGGGGCCGGATCAGGTGCAGCTGGCCTATGCGACCATCACGCGCGGCGGCCTGACCGGCGTCGGCCCCGGCGGCGGCACCGCCAAGTTCAATCTGCCCGAGGCCCATACCGACTATATCTTTTCGGTGATCGGGGAAGAGTTCGGCCTGATCGCCTGCATCGCCATTGCGCTCGTTTATCTCGCCATCATCGTGCGGGTGCTGCTGCGACTGCTGGATGAGGAAGATCCATTCATCGTCATGGCAACCTCCGGCCTTGTCTTCGTGATGGGCGTGCAGGCGGTTATCAATATGGGCGTGAACATTCACATCTTCCCCTCCAAGGGCATGACGCTGCCGTTCATCAGCTATGGCGGCTCCTCGATGATCGCCTTGTGCTCGGGCATCGGCCTGCTGCTGGCCTTCACTCGGCGGAACCCGTATATGTCGCGCTCCCCCTACGTCGTCACATGGAGCGGGCGATGA
- the murD gene encoding UDP-N-acetylmuramoyl-L-alanine--D-glutamate ligase, with protein sequence MIISPAVAGKRYAVLGLARSGLATVDALAASGAHVIAWDQREDARALVADKAELGDPMEMDLAGLDALVVSPGVPLNRHPVTCRARAAGVPIIGDIELFALARSSLPAHRVVGITGTNGKSTTTALIDHIVRTAGLPSRMGGNIGLPILAQAPLPEGGVYVLELSSYQIDLTFSLDCDVAVLLNITPDHLDRYDGFESYVASKQRLFAMQSPDHPAIIAVDDAVTRRIADALPQTVPVTAQSIAAEDQSRWPALQGPHNAQNVAVAKAVAKALGIASETTAQALASYVSLPHRMQRVAEIDGVLFVNDSKATNAASTAPALAAWPPVDGRPRIHWILGGLAKSDSLDECAAGFPNIARGYTIGEAGPLFARLLGEASVPVTECELMVTAVAEAAAHAQPGDIVLLSPACASFDQFRDFEARGDAFAAAVAALRDKAGAETGAGA encoded by the coding sequence ATGATCATTTCCCCCGCCGTTGCCGGCAAGCGCTATGCCGTTCTGGGGCTGGCCCGCTCCGGCCTCGCCACGGTCGATGCCCTGGCCGCCAGCGGTGCCCATGTCATCGCCTGGGACCAGCGCGAGGATGCGCGGGCACTGGTGGCCGACAAGGCCGAGCTGGGCGATCCGATGGAGATGGATCTGGCCGGGCTGGACGCGCTGGTCGTCTCGCCGGGCGTGCCGCTCAACCGTCACCCGGTGACATGCCGTGCGCGCGCCGCCGGCGTGCCGATCATCGGCGACATCGAGCTGTTCGCGCTGGCACGGTCGAGCCTGCCGGCGCATCGCGTGGTCGGCATCACCGGCACCAATGGCAAGTCCACCACCACGGCGCTGATCGATCACATCGTGCGCACGGCGGGGCTGCCCTCGCGCATGGGCGGGAATATCGGCCTGCCCATTCTCGCGCAGGCCCCGCTGCCGGAGGGCGGCGTCTATGTGCTGGAGCTTTCCAGCTATCAGATCGACCTGACCTTCAGTCTCGATTGCGACGTGGCGGTGCTGCTCAACATCACGCCAGACCATCTCGACCGCTATGATGGCTTTGAGAGCTATGTCGCCTCCAAGCAGCGCCTCTTTGCCATGCAGTCGCCCGATCATCCGGCGATCATCGCGGTGGACGACGCGGTGACGCGGCGCATCGCCGATGCTCTGCCGCAGACCGTGCCCGTGACGGCCCAGTCGATTGCCGCCGAGGACCAGTCGCGCTGGCCGGCCTTGCAGGGGCCGCACAATGCGCAGAATGTCGCGGTCGCCAAGGCCGTGGCAAAGGCGCTGGGCATTGCATCCGAGACGACGGCGCAGGCGCTGGCGAGCTATGTCAGCCTGCCGCACCGCATGCAGCGCGTGGCCGAGATCGACGGCGTGCTGTTCGTCAACGACAGCAAGGCAACCAACGCCGCGTCGACCGCGCCGGCGCTCGCTGCCTGGCCGCCGGTCGACGGACGGCCGCGCATCCACTGGATTCTCGGCGGTCTCGCCAAGTCGGATTCGCTCGATGAGTGCGCGGCGGGCTTCCCCAACATTGCGCGCGGCTACACCATCGGCGAGGCGGGGCCGCTGTTCGCCCGTCTGCTCGGCGAGGCTTCCGTGCCCGTCACCGAATGCGAGCTGATGGTAACGGCGGTGGCCGAGGCTGCCGCGCATGCGCAGCCGGGCGATATCGTTCTGCTTTCGCCGGCCTGCGCGTCGTTCGATCAGTTCCGGGATTTCGAGGCGCGGGGCGATGCCTTTGCGGCCGCCGTGGCCGCGCTTCGCGATAAAGCAGGGGCAGAAACGGGGGCAGGGGCATGA
- the mraY gene encoding phospho-N-acetylmuramoyl-pentapeptide-transferase translates to MLYWLAEQLNFPGIFNLVRYLTFRAGAAIMTALIIGLVIGPRFIGWLRVRQGKGQPIREDGPQTHFVKRGTPTMGGLMILTAMASAVLLWMNVTSVYIWACLIVTLGFGAIGFMDDYDKVTKASHKGLSARARLLAEFGIAGFATWLIVSQNGTLLYLPFWSGGALDLGPLYYLFGAFVIVAFGNAVNLTDGLDGLASMPVIVASMAFMLIVYLVGRADYAAYLGIPHVPGAGDLVILCGAIVGACLAFLWFNAPPAAVFMGDTGSLALGGTIGVIAVAAHHEIVLAVIGGIFVVEAMSVVIQVFFYKRTGKRVFRMAPIHHHFEQLGWPESTVVIRFWIVSFVLALAGLATLKLR, encoded by the coding sequence ATGCTTTATTGGCTCGCTGAACAACTGAATTTCCCAGGCATCTTCAACCTGGTCCGCTACCTCACATTCCGGGCCGGCGCCGCGATCATGACGGCGCTGATCATCGGGCTGGTGATCGGTCCCCGCTTCATCGGCTGGCTGCGTGTCCGCCAGGGCAAGGGGCAGCCGATCCGAGAGGATGGGCCGCAGACGCACTTCGTCAAGCGCGGCACGCCGACCATGGGCGGGTTGATGATCCTCACCGCCATGGCGAGCGCCGTGCTGCTGTGGATGAACGTCACCTCGGTCTATATCTGGGCCTGCCTCATCGTCACGCTGGGCTTTGGCGCCATCGGTTTCATGGACGATTATGACAAGGTGACCAAGGCGAGCCACAAGGGCCTCTCCGCCCGGGCGCGCCTGCTGGCGGAATTCGGCATCGCCGGTTTCGCTACCTGGCTGATCGTCAGCCAGAACGGCACCTTGCTGTATCTGCCCTTCTGGAGCGGCGGCGCGCTGGACCTTGGGCCGCTATATTATCTGTTCGGCGCCTTCGTCATCGTCGCCTTCGGTAATGCGGTGAACCTCACCGACGGGCTGGACGGGCTGGCCTCCATGCCGGTGATCGTGGCGTCGATGGCCTTCATGCTCATCGTCTATCTTGTCGGCCGCGCCGACTATGCGGCCTATCTCGGCATTCCCCATGTGCCGGGCGCGGGCGATCTGGTGATCCTGTGCGGCGCGATTGTCGGGGCATGCCTTGCCTTCCTGTGGTTCAATGCGCCGCCGGCGGCGGTGTTCATGGGCGATACCGGCAGCCTCGCGCTGGGCGGCACCATCGGCGTGATCGCCGTGGCGGCGCATCACGAGATCGTGCTGGCGGTCATCGGCGGCATCTTCGTGGTGGAGGCGATGTCGGTCGTCATTCAGGTGTTCTTCTACAAGCGCACCGGCAAAAGGGTGTTCCGCATGGCGCCCATCCATCATCATTTCGAGCAGCTTGGCTGGCCTGAATCCACCGTCGTAATCCGCTTCTGGATCGTCTCCTTCGTCCTCGCGCTCGCGGGCCTAGCGACTTTGAAGCTGCGATGA
- a CDS encoding UDP-N-acetylmuramoyl-tripeptide--D-alanyl-D-alanine ligase: MSLWTSDEIAAATGGTASTAFAVGGVAFDSREVATGDLFVALHGESADGHAYIPGALASGAAGLLVDRAVEGPCVRVADTAKGLDDLGRASRERTSAKIIGVTGSVGKTGVKEALFAAFDRMSQGGAHRSLKSYNNHVGVPLSLARMPREAHYGVFEMGMNHEGELRALTALVRPHVAIVTTIAPAHIEYFGTEEKIALAKAEIFEGLVEGGTAVIPADSPHAPLLTDHARRHAGQVVTFGRDAGADVRLIDEMSVGAAGTRITVQTRAARLSLVVGMPGRHWVSNALGVLAVVEAAGGDLAQAGLALAEMTGLPGRGARRPIATADGGEALIVDEAYNANPASMAATLAQLGEERAQRRIAILGAMKELGDQSAPLHAGLAQAIRDAKVDVALLVGEEMAPLADALAGEISVEHVANVDQAVEFARLIVKSGDVVLVKGSNSVGLSRLVEQLAASEVA, from the coding sequence ATGAGCTTGTGGACCTCCGACGAGATCGCCGCAGCAACGGGCGGGACAGCCTCCACGGCCTTCGCGGTGGGCGGCGTCGCGTTCGATAGCCGGGAGGTCGCGACCGGCGATCTGTTCGTCGCGCTGCATGGCGAGAGCGCGGATGGTCACGCCTATATTCCAGGGGCGCTAGCGTCCGGCGCAGCGGGGCTGCTGGTGGATAGGGCTGTCGAGGGGCCTTGCGTCCGCGTCGCCGACACCGCGAAGGGCCTCGATGATCTTGGCCGTGCCTCGCGCGAACGGACGTCGGCAAAGATCATCGGCGTCACCGGCTCCGTTGGCAAGACGGGCGTCAAGGAAGCGCTGTTCGCCGCGTTTGACCGGATGAGCCAGGGGGGCGCCCATCGTTCGCTCAAGAGCTATAACAATCATGTCGGCGTGCCGCTCTCCCTAGCGCGCATGCCGCGCGAGGCGCATTATGGCGTGTTCGAGATGGGCATGAATCACGAGGGCGAGCTGCGCGCGCTGACCGCGCTCGTCCGCCCGCATGTCGCCATCGTCACGACGATCGCGCCGGCGCACATCGAGTATTTCGGGACGGAAGAGAAGATCGCGCTGGCCAAGGCGGAGATTTTCGAAGGCCTTGTCGAAGGCGGCACGGCGGTCATTCCCGCCGACTCGCCCCATGCGCCGCTCCTGACCGACCACGCCCGTCGTCACGCCGGGCAAGTCGTGACCTTCGGGCGCGATGCCGGGGCGGATGTCCGACTGATCGACGAAATGTCCGTGGGCGCTGCCGGTACCCGCATCACCGTGCAGACCCGCGCGGCGCGCCTCAGTCTGGTGGTCGGAATGCCCGGTCGCCACTGGGTCAGCAATGCGCTGGGCGTACTGGCCGTGGTCGAGGCCGCCGGTGGCGATCTGGCGCAAGCCGGCCTTGCGCTGGCGGAAATGACCGGGCTGCCAGGCCGGGGCGCGCGCCGCCCCATCGCGACCGCGGACGGTGGCGAGGCCTTGATCGTCGATGAAGCCTATAATGCCAATCCCGCCTCCATGGCCGCGACATTGGCGCAGCTTGGCGAGGAGCGGGCGCAGCGGCGGATCGCGATATTGGGCGCGATGAAGGAGCTTGGCGACCAGTCCGCACCGCTTCATGCGGGGCTGGCGCAGGCCATTCGCGATGCGAAGGTGGATGTGGCGCTTCTGGTCGGCGAGGAAATGGCACCGCTCGCCGATGCTTTGGCCGGCGAAATTTCTGTCGAGCATGTCGCTAATGTCGATCAGGCCGTTGAATTCGCACGCTTAATAGTCAAAAGCGGCGATGTGGTGCTGGTCAAGGGGTCCAACAGTGTCGGACTTTCGCGACTTGTCGAACAGCTCGCAGCAAGCGAGGTGGCCTGA
- a CDS encoding UDP-N-acetylmuramoyl-L-alanyl-D-glutamate--2,6-diaminopimelate ligase, which yields MRLSTLVPDSIDPAKDAEVSGFALDHRKVAPGAVFGAFRGARVNGEDFIDAAIAAGAVAVVAAPDARVTGVPHIAAEEPRRLFASLAARYYAPYPQTLVAVTGTNGKTSTVELTRQLWRMMGHGAASIGTLGVTTAVDQVSTGLTTPDVVTFLSNLAGLAKEGVDHVAYEASSHGLAQYRAEGPRVAAGAFTNLSRDHLDYHGTMDMYFAAKMRLFDEVVADDGVAVIWADDERSAEVIEHVRRRGLQLMTVGSAGETLRLVTQTPTHLGQTLMIEAEGATHKVDLPLIGAYQAANALVSAGLVLATGGALKTVLGLLSRVQPVRGRLERAVITTAGAPVYVDYAHTPDGLRAAIEALRPHVRGRLITVFGAGGDRDAGKRPLMGGVASDLSDVVIVTDDNPRGEDPQVIRSAIMAGAPGAREIGGRRAAIAAAIAEAGPDDIVLLAGKGHEQGQIIGDRVLPFDDVTVARECAA from the coding sequence ATGCGCCTTTCCACGCTTGTGCCCGACTCGATCGATCCGGCCAAGGACGCCGAGGTGAGCGGCTTCGCGCTGGACCATCGTAAGGTGGCGCCCGGCGCGGTGTTCGGCGCGTTTCGCGGCGCGCGGGTGAACGGCGAGGACTTTATCGACGCCGCCATCGCTGCGGGCGCCGTGGCTGTCGTCGCGGCCCCGGACGCGCGGGTGACCGGCGTCCCCCACATCGCCGCCGAGGAACCGCGCCGCCTGTTCGCGAGCCTCGCGGCGCGCTATTATGCGCCCTATCCGCAGACGCTGGTCGCGGTCACCGGCACGAACGGTAAGACCTCGACGGTCGAGCTCACCCGGCAGCTCTGGCGCATGATGGGTCATGGCGCCGCGTCCATCGGCACGCTGGGCGTGACGACGGCCGTGGATCAGGTGTCGACCGGCCTCACGACCCCGGACGTGGTGACCTTCCTCTCCAATCTCGCCGGGCTCGCCAAGGAAGGCGTCGATCATGTCGCCTATGAGGCGTCGAGCCATGGGCTGGCCCAATATCGCGCCGAGGGCCCGCGCGTCGCGGCGGGCGCCTTCACCAATCTGAGCCGCGATCATCTCGATTATCACGGCACCATGGACATGTATTTCGCCGCCAAGATGCGGCTGTTCGACGAGGTTGTCGCCGACGACGGCGTCGCTGTCATCTGGGCCGATGACGAGCGCTCTGCCGAAGTGATCGAGCACGTGCGTCGCCGGGGTTTGCAGTTGATGACGGTCGGTTCGGCCGGCGAGACGCTGCGGCTGGTCACGCAAACGCCGACGCATCTTGGGCAGACGCTTATGATCGAGGCGGAGGGCGCCACGCACAAGGTCGATCTGCCGCTCATCGGCGCCTATCAGGCCGCCAATGCGCTGGTTTCCGCCGGATTGGTCCTCGCAACCGGCGGCGCGCTGAAGACGGTGCTGGGCTTGCTCTCGCGCGTACAGCCGGTGCGCGGTCGGCTGGAACGTGCGGTCATCACCACCGCCGGTGCGCCGGTCTATGTCGATTATGCCCATACGCCCGACGGGCTGCGGGCGGCCATCGAAGCGCTGCGCCCGCATGTGCGCGGTCGGCTCATCACCGTGTTCGGCGCCGGCGGGGATCGCGATGCCGGCAAGCGCCCGCTGATGGGCGGCGTTGCCAGCGACCTGAGCGATGTCGTGATCGTCACCGATGACAATCCGCGCGGGGAAGACCCGCAGGTGATCCGTTCCGCGATCATGGCCGGCGCGCCGGGCGCGCGGGAGATTGGCGGGCGCCGGGCTGCCATCGCTGCTGCCATTGCCGAGGCGGGGCCGGACGATATCGTGCTGCTGGCCGGCAAGGGGCATGAGCAGGGTCAGATCATCGGCGATCGCGTGCTGCCGTTCGACGATGTCACCGTGGCGCGGGAATGCGCTGCATGA
- a CDS encoding peptidoglycan D,D-transpeptidase FtsI family protein: protein MATILARPEPRSENRKPTDLVTVAHGRIMLLLLIFAAITMVMAAKMVWMGIDAGTQAERMASPIPIPGRADIVDRNGVPLARDIDGYAIAVRRDRLLGDPRDLAKKLHAIFPDQSEADFYAKLTSGGQWNYLRTRAVPRDVAAVNALGEIGIEFPREAERLYPQRTLAAHLIGFVNRDGFGAMGVERAFDDRLTDEKTRGQPLQLSIDSRVQAALEEELSLGMAEQSAKGAVGIVLDSRNGEVIAMASLPTFNPNRLVPVEAPMVMGPDGQMRRGQITCDMSPRCNRVVQARYELGSTFKPLSFAIAMDAGVIVSMSKRYDATAPLPVGRFTIKDDHPLGRWLTVPEALVHSSNIVTARIADEMGQKPLEAAYRSLEFDRPATVELREQAGTLFPSRWYRTTIMTTAYGHGIAVTPMHLASAYAALVNGGIWHPTTVLKRKPNEQVAARRVFSEQTSAKMRQLLRMIVQTGTGRNADAEGYRVGGKTGTAEKPKDGGYARRSLVSTFAAAFPMEAPRYVVIVMMDEPQGSARYPGIRTAAYTAAPVVKSFVSRAAPLLGVYPEAFRDVDISELTPLVKDEEVAE, encoded by the coding sequence ATGGCCACCATTTTGGCGCGGCCGGAGCCGCGTTCCGAGAATCGGAAGCCGACAGATCTGGTCACGGTGGCCCACGGCCGGATCATGCTCCTCCTGCTTATTTTCGCCGCGATCACAATGGTGATGGCGGCGAAAATGGTCTGGATGGGCATTGACGCCGGCACCCAGGCCGAGCGCATGGCCAGCCCTATCCCGATTCCGGGGCGCGCCGATATTGTCGATCGCAACGGCGTGCCGTTGGCGCGCGATATCGACGGTTATGCCATTGCCGTGCGCCGCGACCGCCTGCTCGGCGATCCGCGCGATCTGGCCAAAAAGCTCCACGCGATCTTCCCGGACCAGTCCGAAGCCGATTTCTACGCCAAGCTGACCTCGGGCGGGCAGTGGAACTACCTTCGCACCCGCGCCGTCCCGCGCGACGTCGCCGCTGTGAATGCGCTGGGCGAGATCGGCATCGAGTTTCCGCGCGAGGCGGAGCGGCTGTATCCGCAGCGCACGCTGGCCGCGCACCTTATCGGTTTCGTCAATCGGGACGGGTTCGGTGCCATGGGCGTCGAGCGCGCGTTCGATGACCGGCTGACTGACGAAAAGACGCGCGGGCAGCCGCTGCAGCTCTCCATCGATAGCCGCGTTCAGGCCGCGCTGGAGGAAGAGCTGTCGCTCGGCATGGCGGAACAGAGCGCCAAGGGCGCCGTCGGCATCGTGCTGGATTCGCGCAATGGCGAAGTGATCGCCATGGCGTCTCTGCCCACGTTCAATCCCAACCGCCTGGTGCCGGTCGAGGCGCCGATGGTGATGGGCCCGGACGGCCAAATGCGCCGGGGCCAGATCACCTGCGACATGTCGCCGCGCTGCAATCGCGTGGTTCAGGCGCGCTACGAGCTCGGCTCGACGTTCAAGCCGCTGTCCTTCGCCATCGCCATGGATGCGGGCGTCATCGTCAGCATGAGCAAGCGCTATGATGCCACGGCGCCGCTGCCCGTCGGGCGCTTCACCATCAAGGATGACCACCCCCTGGGCCGCTGGCTGACGGTGCCGGAGGCGCTGGTGCACTCCAGCAACATCGTCACGGCCCGCATCGCCGATGAAATGGGGCAAAAGCCGCTTGAGGCTGCCTATCGCTCGCTGGAGTTCGACCGTCCGGCCACGGTGGAGCTGCGCGAACAGGCCGGCACGCTGTTCCCGTCGCGCTGGTATCGCACGACGATCATGACGACGGCCTATGGCCATGGCATCGCCGTGACGCCGATGCATCTGGCTAGCGCATATGCCGCGCTGGTGAATGGCGGCATCTGGCACCCCACCACCGTTCTCAAGCGCAAGCCGAATGAACAAGTGGCCGCCCGCCGGGTGTTCTCCGAGCAGACCAGCGCGAAGATGCGCCAGTTGCTGCGGATGATCGTGCAGACCGGCACCGGGCGCAATGCGGATGCCGAAGGCTATCGCGTCGGCGGCAAGACCGGAACGGCCGAGAAGCCCAAGGACGGCGGCTATGCCCGCCGCTCGCTGGTCTCCACCTTCGCTGCGGCTTTCCCGATGGAAGCGCCGCGCTACGTCGTCATCGTCATGATGGACGAGCCGCAGGGCAGTGCCCGTTACCCGGGCATCCGCACGGCCGCTTATACGGCCGCCCCGGTGGTGAAGTCCTTCGTGTCGCGCGCCGCGCCGCTGCTGGGCGTCTATCCCGAGGCGTTCCGCGACGTCGACATTTCTGAGCTGACCCCGTTGGTCAAAGATGAAGAGGTGGCCGAATGA